A single Osmerus mordax isolate fOsmMor3 chromosome 7, fOsmMor3.pri, whole genome shotgun sequence DNA region contains:
- the ampd1 gene encoding AMP deaminase 1 isoform X1 has product MPKVAVPGGAQKTDDRMRAFAEKVFASDAKDENVRDEIDLFDVADDCPILHEEMALHLQTDEDQEKRKKRLQHCRNITVPVAGSKGTPALMEVQVDTPLYLEVPDFQRVAIIGDYASGVTMDDFELSCKGLYRALTIREKYMRLAYQRYPLTTSQYLREIESEPFKPEDQVQPVFTSPPKEGEDPFDTKCLPENLGYVARMKDGVIHVYNDAAAADNHQPKDLPEPDYETFIDDMNFLIALIAQGPTKTYTHRRLKFLMSKFNVHEMLNEMEEMKELKLNPHRDFYNCRKVDTHIHAAACMNQKHLLRFIKRSYRVDADRVVHKLQGKEVTMKELFSFLKLHPYDLTVDSLDVHAGRQTFQRFDKFNAKYNPVGASELRDLYMKTENHIHGEYFATIIKEVASDLEDAKYQYAEPRLSIYGCKNDEWAKLSGWFNKHRVYSPNLKWMIQIPRIYDIFRGRDFVPHFGKMLENIFLPVFQATINPQDNPELSIFLKHVTGFDSVDDESKHSGHMFCTKSPKPQEWDIAKNPSYTYYIYYMYANIAVLNQLRKQRGMNTFQFRPHCGEAGAVTHLLAAFMTADNISHGLNLKKSPVLQYLYFLTQIPIAMSPLSNNSLFLEYAKNPLLEYHKKGLVVSLSTDDPMQFHYTKEPLMEEYAIAAQVFKLSTCDMCEISKNSVLQSSLSAEEKTRFLGANYLKEGPEGNDIRKTNVAQIRMAYRYETLCYELNLIKEGLKSD; this is encoded by the exons GCGGTGCTCAGA AGACCGATGATCGCATGCGGGCCTTCGCGGAGAAAGTCTTTGCGTCCGATGCCAAAGACGAGAATGTCCGTGATGAGATCGACTTGTTTGACGTGGCTGATGACTGTCCCATCTTGCACGAGGAGATGGCACTCCACCTGCAAACTGACGAGGATCAAGAGAAACG GAAGAAGAGACTCCAGCACTGTCGTAACATTACTGTACCTGTTGCCGGGAGTAAGGGGACACCGGCTTTGATGGAGGTGCAGGTGGATACCCCTCTATACCTGGAAGTACCAGATTTCCAGAGGGTGGCCATCATCGGAGACTATGCCTCTGGG gtgaccatggatgacttTGAGCTGTCCTGCAAAGGCCTGTACCGTGCTCTGACCATCAGGGAGAAGTACATGAGACTGGCCTACCAGCGCTACCCTCTAACCACCTCCCAGTACCTGCGTGAGATTGAGAGCGAGCCATTCAAGCCTGAAGACCAGGTGCAACCAG TGTTTACATCTCCCccgaaggaaggagaggatccCTTCGACACAAAGTGCCTCCCTGAGAACCTGGGCTATGTAGCACGCATGAAGGACGGTGTCATCCATGTCTACAACGATGCAGCGGCCGCCGACAACCACCAGCCCAAGGACCTGCCCGAGCCCGACTATGAGACCTTCATCGACGACATGAACTTCCTCATTGCTCTGATTGCACAAGGCCCAAC GAAGACGTACACTCACCGTCGGCTGAAGTTCCTCATGTCCAAGTTCAACGTCCATGAGATGCTGaatgagatggaggagatgaaggagctCAAGCTGAACCCCCACAGGGATTTCTATAACTGCaggaag GTCGACACTCACATCCACGCAGCGGCCTGCATGAACCAGAAGCATCTCCTTCGCTTCATCAAGAGGTCCTACCGTGTGGATGCCGACCGCGTGGTGCACAAGCTCCAGGGCAAGGAAGTGACGATGAAGGAACTCTTCAGTTTCCTCAAGTTGCATCCCTACGACCTCACAGTCGACTCCCTGGATGTGCACGCT GGCAGACAAACCTTCCAGCGTTTTGACAAGTTCAATGCCAAGTACAATCCTGTGGGAGCCAGTGAGCTGCGTGACCTGTACATGAAGACAGAGAACCACATCCACGGCGAATACTTTGCCACCATCATCAAG GAAGTGGCTTCTGACCTGGAGGATGCCAAATACCAGTATGCAGAGCCTCGTCTGTCCATTTACGGCTGCAAGAACGACGAGTGGGCCAAGCTATCCGGCTGGTTCAACAAGCACAGAGTATACTCTCCCAACCTCAAGTGGATGATCCAAATTCCCAGAATCTA TGATATCTTCAGAGGCAGAGACTTTGTGCCTCACTTTGGAAAGATGCTGGAGAATATCTTCCTGCCAGTGTTCCAGGCCACCATCAACCCACAGGACAACCCTGAGCTCAGCATTTTCCTCAAGCAT GTGACAGGTTTTGACAGTGTGGATGATGAGTCTAAGCACAGCGGTCACATGTTCTGCACCAAGAGCCCCAAGCCACAGGAGTGGGACATTGCTAAGAACCCCTCTTACACTTACTACATCTACTACATGTATGCCAACATCGCAGTGCTTAACCAGCTGCGCAA GCAGAGGGGAATGAACACCTTCCAGTTCAGGCCCCActgtggtgaggctggggctgtgacCCACCTGCTCGCTGCCTTCATGACTGCTGACAACATCTCCCATGGTCTCAACCTCAAGAAG AGCCCAGTGCTGCAGTACCTGTACTTCCTGACCCAGATTCCCATTGCCATGTCCCCACTCAGTAACAACAGTCTCTTCCTGGAGTACGCCAAGAATCCTCTGCTTGAGTACCACAAGAAGGGCCTGGTGGTGTCTCTGTCTACAGATGACCCCATGCAGTTCCACTACACGAAG GAGCCCCTGATGGAAGAGTACGCCATTGCAGCGCAGGTGTTCAAGCTGAGCACCTGTGACATGTGTGAAATATCCAAGAACAGCGTCCTGCAGAGCAGCCTCTCTGCTGAG GAGAAGACTCGTTTCTTGGGTGCTAATTACCTGAAGGAAGGACCTGAAGGAAATGATATCCGCAAAACCAACGTGGCACAGATTCGTATGGCCTATCGCTACGAGACACTGTGCTATGAGCTTAACCTCATCAAGGAGGGTCTGAAGTCTGACTAG
- the ampd1 gene encoding AMP deaminase 1 isoform X2 — protein sequence MRAFAEKVFASDAKDENVRDEIDLFDVADDCPILHEEMALHLQTDEDQEKRKKRLQHCRNITVPVAGSKGTPALMEVQVDTPLYLEVPDFQRVAIIGDYASGVTMDDFELSCKGLYRALTIREKYMRLAYQRYPLTTSQYLREIESEPFKPEDQVQPVFTSPPKEGEDPFDTKCLPENLGYVARMKDGVIHVYNDAAAADNHQPKDLPEPDYETFIDDMNFLIALIAQGPTKTYTHRRLKFLMSKFNVHEMLNEMEEMKELKLNPHRDFYNCRKVDTHIHAAACMNQKHLLRFIKRSYRVDADRVVHKLQGKEVTMKELFSFLKLHPYDLTVDSLDVHAGRQTFQRFDKFNAKYNPVGASELRDLYMKTENHIHGEYFATIIKEVASDLEDAKYQYAEPRLSIYGCKNDEWAKLSGWFNKHRVYSPNLKWMIQIPRIYDIFRGRDFVPHFGKMLENIFLPVFQATINPQDNPELSIFLKHVTGFDSVDDESKHSGHMFCTKSPKPQEWDIAKNPSYTYYIYYMYANIAVLNQLRKQRGMNTFQFRPHCGEAGAVTHLLAAFMTADNISHGLNLKKSPVLQYLYFLTQIPIAMSPLSNNSLFLEYAKNPLLEYHKKGLVVSLSTDDPMQFHYTKEPLMEEYAIAAQVFKLSTCDMCEISKNSVLQSSLSAEEKTRFLGANYLKEGPEGNDIRKTNVAQIRMAYRYETLCYELNLIKEGLKSD from the exons ATGCGGGCCTTCGCGGAGAAAGTCTTTGCGTCCGATGCCAAAGACGAGAATGTCCGTGATGAGATCGACTTGTTTGACGTGGCTGATGACTGTCCCATCTTGCACGAGGAGATGGCACTCCACCTGCAAACTGACGAGGATCAAGAGAAACG GAAGAAGAGACTCCAGCACTGTCGTAACATTACTGTACCTGTTGCCGGGAGTAAGGGGACACCGGCTTTGATGGAGGTGCAGGTGGATACCCCTCTATACCTGGAAGTACCAGATTTCCAGAGGGTGGCCATCATCGGAGACTATGCCTCTGGG gtgaccatggatgacttTGAGCTGTCCTGCAAAGGCCTGTACCGTGCTCTGACCATCAGGGAGAAGTACATGAGACTGGCCTACCAGCGCTACCCTCTAACCACCTCCCAGTACCTGCGTGAGATTGAGAGCGAGCCATTCAAGCCTGAAGACCAGGTGCAACCAG TGTTTACATCTCCCccgaaggaaggagaggatccCTTCGACACAAAGTGCCTCCCTGAGAACCTGGGCTATGTAGCACGCATGAAGGACGGTGTCATCCATGTCTACAACGATGCAGCGGCCGCCGACAACCACCAGCCCAAGGACCTGCCCGAGCCCGACTATGAGACCTTCATCGACGACATGAACTTCCTCATTGCTCTGATTGCACAAGGCCCAAC GAAGACGTACACTCACCGTCGGCTGAAGTTCCTCATGTCCAAGTTCAACGTCCATGAGATGCTGaatgagatggaggagatgaaggagctCAAGCTGAACCCCCACAGGGATTTCTATAACTGCaggaag GTCGACACTCACATCCACGCAGCGGCCTGCATGAACCAGAAGCATCTCCTTCGCTTCATCAAGAGGTCCTACCGTGTGGATGCCGACCGCGTGGTGCACAAGCTCCAGGGCAAGGAAGTGACGATGAAGGAACTCTTCAGTTTCCTCAAGTTGCATCCCTACGACCTCACAGTCGACTCCCTGGATGTGCACGCT GGCAGACAAACCTTCCAGCGTTTTGACAAGTTCAATGCCAAGTACAATCCTGTGGGAGCCAGTGAGCTGCGTGACCTGTACATGAAGACAGAGAACCACATCCACGGCGAATACTTTGCCACCATCATCAAG GAAGTGGCTTCTGACCTGGAGGATGCCAAATACCAGTATGCAGAGCCTCGTCTGTCCATTTACGGCTGCAAGAACGACGAGTGGGCCAAGCTATCCGGCTGGTTCAACAAGCACAGAGTATACTCTCCCAACCTCAAGTGGATGATCCAAATTCCCAGAATCTA TGATATCTTCAGAGGCAGAGACTTTGTGCCTCACTTTGGAAAGATGCTGGAGAATATCTTCCTGCCAGTGTTCCAGGCCACCATCAACCCACAGGACAACCCTGAGCTCAGCATTTTCCTCAAGCAT GTGACAGGTTTTGACAGTGTGGATGATGAGTCTAAGCACAGCGGTCACATGTTCTGCACCAAGAGCCCCAAGCCACAGGAGTGGGACATTGCTAAGAACCCCTCTTACACTTACTACATCTACTACATGTATGCCAACATCGCAGTGCTTAACCAGCTGCGCAA GCAGAGGGGAATGAACACCTTCCAGTTCAGGCCCCActgtggtgaggctggggctgtgacCCACCTGCTCGCTGCCTTCATGACTGCTGACAACATCTCCCATGGTCTCAACCTCAAGAAG AGCCCAGTGCTGCAGTACCTGTACTTCCTGACCCAGATTCCCATTGCCATGTCCCCACTCAGTAACAACAGTCTCTTCCTGGAGTACGCCAAGAATCCTCTGCTTGAGTACCACAAGAAGGGCCTGGTGGTGTCTCTGTCTACAGATGACCCCATGCAGTTCCACTACACGAAG GAGCCCCTGATGGAAGAGTACGCCATTGCAGCGCAGGTGTTCAAGCTGAGCACCTGTGACATGTGTGAAATATCCAAGAACAGCGTCCTGCAGAGCAGCCTCTCTGCTGAG GAGAAGACTCGTTTCTTGGGTGCTAATTACCTGAAGGAAGGACCTGAAGGAAATGATATCCGCAAAACCAACGTGGCACAGATTCGTATGGCCTATCGCTACGAGACACTGTGCTATGAGCTTAACCTCATCAAGGAGGGTCTGAAGTCTGACTAG